One part of the Vitis riparia cultivar Riparia Gloire de Montpellier isolate 1030 chromosome 15, EGFV_Vit.rip_1.0, whole genome shotgun sequence genome encodes these proteins:
- the LOC117932825 gene encoding protein CURVATURE THYLAKOID 1B, chloroplastic, whose translation MASTTTPLSISSSSTLIDGKAPRQSAAASSQCVTLPTLPPPPVPSQNRPGKGTTYCRKIARNVIAMATGEAPAEVGTTEVPEIIKTVQEAWDKVEDKYAVSSLAAAGFVGLWVSSGMVSAIDRLPLVPGVLEIVGIGYSGWFAYKNLIFKPDRDALIQKIKDTYKEIIGSS comes from the exons ATGGCCTCAACCACCACCCCACTTTCCATCTCCTCCTCATCCACCCTCATTGATGGCAAGGCTCCTCGCCAATCTGCCGCCGCATCGTCCCAATGCGTTACTCTCCCTACACTCCCTCCTCCTCCTGTGCCATCTCAGAACCGGCCTGGGAAAGGCACCACTTACT GTCGTAAGATCGCTCGCAATGTCATCGCCATGGCCACTGGGGAAGCTCCTGCAGAGGTTGGTACAACTGAGGTGCCAGAGATTATCAAAACAGTTCAAGAGGCT TGGGACAAAGTTGAAGATAAGTATGCAGTGAGCTCCCTTGCAGCAGCTGGTTTTGTTGGATTGTGGGTCTCTTCAGGGATGGTCTCG GCCATTGATAGGCTTCCTTTGGTTCCTGGTGTGCTTGAGATTGTAGGCATTGGCTACTCTGGG TGGTTTGCATACAAGAACCTGATTTTCAAACCAGACAG GGATGCTTTGATACAAAAAATCAAGGACACATACAAGGAAATAATAGGGAGCAGCTAA
- the LOC117931793 gene encoding anthranilate N-methyltransferase-like codes for MGSSAKEKQSCRLCHEDGDVEPCSYAMQLVTSSVLPMVMQTSIELGLFDIIAKLGQASASEIASRLPTKNPEAPIMLDRMLYLLTTHSVLSCSAIDGDGRVYALTPVSKYFASNQDGVSFGPLLALIQDKVFMDSWSQLKNAIIEGGIPFNRVHGSHAFEYLGKDPRFNQVFNTAMFNHTTIIVNKILESYKGFGHLKQVVDVGGGLGTTLGIITSKYPSIMAINFDLPHVIQHALPYPGVEHLGGDMFESVPNGEAMFLKWILHDWSDDQCLKLLKNCYKALPEHGMAIVVEGFLPEIPERSASVQSLCQLDLIMMTQIPGGRERTRQEFLDLAMAAGFAGIRFECLVYNYWIMEFFK; via the exons ATGGGGTCTTCAGCAAAAGAGAAACAGAGCTGCAGGCTATGCCATGAGGATGGTGATGTAGAGCCCTGCTCCTACGCCATGCAATTGGTGACCTCGTCTGTGTTGCCCATGGTTATGCAGACCTCCATTGAGCTAGGCCTTTTTGATATCATTGCCAAATTGGGTCAGGCCTCTGCCTCAGAAATAGCTTCCCGGCTGCCTACAAAGAACCCAGAGGCACCCATCATGCTGGATCGTATGCTCTACCTTCTTACCACTCACTCTGTTCTCAGTTGCTCTGCCATTGATGGTGATGGGAGGGTGTACGCACTCACACCTGTCTCCAAATACTTTGCCAGTAATCAAGATGGAGTTTCCTTCGGCCCACTACTGGCTTTGATCCAGGACAAGGTCTTCATGGATAGCTG GTCCCAACTGAAAAATGCGATTATTGAAGGAGGAATACCATTTAACAGGGTCCATGGATCTCATGCATTCGAGTACCTTGGCAAGGACCCCAGATTCAATCAGGTTTTCAACACAGCAATGTTCAACCACACAACGATAATTGTAAATAAGATCCTTGAATCCTACAAGGGTTTCGGGCATCTTAAGCAGGTGGTGGATGTTGGTGGCGGTCTGGGAACCACACTTGGTATTATCACATCCAAATACCCCAGCATTATGGCCATAAATTTTGACTTGCCTCACGTTATACAGCATGCTTTGCCTTATCCTG GGGTGGAACACCTTGGAGGAGATATGTTTGAGAGTGTTCCCAACGGAGAAGCCATGTTTCTGAAG TGGATACTTCATGACTGGAGTGATGATCAGTGCTTGAAGTTGTTGAAGAACTGCTACAAAGCTTTACCAGAGCATGGAATGGCAATTGTGGTGGAGGGGTTTCTTCCAGAAATACCGGAGAGGAGTGCTTCTGTGCAATCTCTCTGTCAACTAGATTTGATTATGATGACTCAAATCCCTGGAGGAAGGGAACGGACGAGGCAGGAGTTCCTGGACCTGGCAATGGCAGCTGGATTTGCTGGCATCAGATTTGAGTGCCTTGTGTATAATTACTGGATCATGGAATTCTTCAAGTAA
- the LOC117932824 gene encoding caffeic acid 3-O-methyltransferase-like, translated as MEPSAEEKQSSRLCHEDGDVEPCSYAMQLVTSSVLPMVMHTSIELGLFDIIAKLGQASASEIASRLPTKNQEAPIILDRMLYLLTTHSVLSCSAIDGDERVYALTPVSKYFASNQDGVSFGPLLALIQDKVFMDSWSQLKNAIIEGGIPFNRVHGSHAFEYPGKDPRFNQVFNTAMFNHTTVIVNKILESYKGFEHLTRVVDVGGGLGTTLSIITSKYPHIEAINFDLPHVIEHAVAYPGVKHIGGDMFESVPKGDAIFMKWILHDWSDDHCLKLLKNCYKALPEHGKVIVVEGVLPEIPEKGSTVKAICQTDLIMLTQNPGGKERTRKEFLDLAIGAGFAGIRYECYVSCYWVMEIFK; from the exons ATGGAGCCTTCAGCAGAAGAGAAACAGAGCAGCAGGCTATGCCATGAGGATGGTGATGTAGAGCCCTGCTCCTACGCCATGCAATTGGTGACTTCGTCTGTGTTGCCCATGGTTATGCACACCTCCATTGAGCTAGGCCTTTTTGATATCATTGCCAAATTGGGTCAGGCCTCTGCCTCAGAAATAGCTTCCCGGCTGCCTACAAAGAACCAAGAGGCACCCATCATCCTGGATCGTATGCTCTACCTTCTTACCACTCACTCTGTTCTCAGTTGCTCTGCCATTGATGGTGATGAGAGGGTGTACGCACTCACACCTGTCTCCAAATACTTTGCCAGTAATCAAGATGGAGTTTCCTTCGGCCCACTACTGGCTTTGATCCAGGACAAGGTCTTCATGGATAGCTG GTCCCAACTGAAAAATGCGATTATTGAAGGAGGAATACCATTTAACAGGGTCCATGGATCTCATGCATTTGAGTACCCTGGCAAGGACCCCAGATTCAATCAGGTTTTCAACACAGCAATGTTCAACCACACAACGGTAATTGTTAATAAGATCCTTGAGTCCTACAAGGGTTTTGAGCACCTTACGCGGGTGGTGGATGTTGGTGGCGGTCTGGGAACCACCCTTAGCATAATCACATCCAAATACCCCCATATTGAGGCTATTAATTTTGACTTGCCTCATGTTATAGAACATGCTGTGGCGTATCCTG GTGTGAAACACATTGGAGGGGATATGTTTGAAAGTGTTCCCAAAGGAGATGCCATTTTTATGAAG TGGATACTTCATGATTGGAGTGATGATCACTGCTTAAAGTTGTTGAAGAACTGCTACAAAGCTCTACCAGAGCATGGGAAGGTGATCGTTGTGGAGGGGGTTCTTCCAGAAATACCGGAAAAGGGATCTACTGTGAAAGCTATCTGCCAAACAGATTTGATAATGTTGACTCAAAACCCTGGAGGAAAGGAGAGGACAAGGAAGGAGTTCCTGGACTTGGCAATTGGAGCTGGATTTGCTGGCATCAGATATGAATGCTATGTCTCTTGTTATTGGGTTATGGAAATCTTCAAGTAA